In Roseomonas marmotae, a single window of DNA contains:
- a CDS encoding alpha/beta hydrolase family esterase, translated as MNTVLPNSMLQATRLVREGRLGEASTLLQHFLRGGEPPADAPAAHGTTGEARGQPRRVIDIDPETGETPDPMAAARRPAAAGMGKARMPQALQGLLDQFNQGGLASGLSSRPAVPVPDGARFLAGSYSSDAGSRGYKLFIPSGYAGEAVPLVVMLHGCTQSPDDFAAGTQMNALAEEQACLIVYPGQTSSANAQKCWNWFSPGDQQRDQGEPALIAGITRQVMRDYAVDPGRVYIAGLSAGGAAAAIMAQSYPDLYAAAGVHSGLACGAARDVPSAFAAMRNGAAPQQPIRAGAAGGSPRIVPTIVFHGDKDGTVHPRNGDQVIAQFAMAGTRRAEPQRGQVPGGHTYSRTIHTDAAGKPLHEHWLVHGGGHAWYGGSAAGSYTDPRGPNASREMLRFFLEHPRGITTP; from the coding sequence ATGAACACGGTTCTTCCGAACTCCATGCTCCAGGCGACCCGTCTCGTCCGTGAAGGACGGCTGGGCGAAGCCTCCACCCTGCTGCAACACTTCCTTCGTGGCGGAGAGCCGCCTGCCGATGCGCCAGCAGCGCACGGCACCACCGGCGAAGCCCGCGGGCAGCCACGGCGCGTCATCGACATCGACCCCGAGACGGGTGAAACCCCGGACCCCATGGCGGCCGCAAGGCGCCCAGCCGCCGCCGGAATGGGCAAGGCCAGGATGCCGCAGGCGCTGCAAGGCCTTCTCGACCAGTTCAATCAGGGCGGTCTCGCTTCGGGCCTGTCGTCCCGTCCGGCCGTGCCGGTTCCCGACGGTGCGCGCTTCCTGGCCGGCTCTTACAGCAGCGATGCCGGGAGCCGCGGCTACAAGCTCTTTATCCCCAGCGGTTATGCCGGTGAGGCAGTGCCCCTGGTCGTCATGCTCCACGGCTGCACGCAGTCACCGGATGATTTCGCCGCCGGCACGCAAATGAACGCGCTGGCCGAGGAACAGGCCTGCCTGATCGTCTATCCCGGCCAGACATCATCGGCCAATGCCCAGAAGTGCTGGAACTGGTTCAGCCCTGGCGACCAGCAGCGGGACCAGGGCGAGCCCGCGCTGATCGCCGGGATCACGCGTCAGGTCATGCGCGACTACGCGGTCGACCCAGGCCGCGTCTACATCGCCGGGCTGTCCGCCGGCGGCGCCGCGGCGGCCATCATGGCGCAGTCCTATCCGGACCTTTACGCCGCCGCGGGCGTGCATTCCGGCCTGGCCTGCGGCGCGGCCCGCGACGTTCCCTCGGCCTTCGCCGCCATGCGGAATGGCGCGGCGCCGCAGCAGCCCATCCGCGCGGGAGCGGCCGGGGGAAGCCCGCGCATCGTCCCGACCATCGTGTTCCATGGGGACAAGGACGGCACGGTGCATCCCCGCAACGGCGATCAGGTCATCGCCCAGTTCGCCATGGCCGGCACCCGGCGGGCCGAGCCGCAACGCGGGCAGGTGCCGGGCGGGCACACCTATAGCCGCACCATCCATACGGATGCCGCCGGGAAGCCCTTGCATGAGCATTGGCTGGTCCATGGCGGTGGCCACGCCTGGTACGGCGGCAGCGCCGCCGGGTCCTATACCGACCCACGAGGCCCTAACGCATCGCGCGAGATGCTCCGCTTCTTCCTGGAGCATCCGCGCGGAATCACGACGCCGTAA
- a CDS encoding CopG family transcriptional regulator — MAGNVHELRPKPGGETEKITINLGYVDLGHIDLLVQDGFYSNRTDFIRTAIRNQIERHSDAARQSVTRKGLDLGVRHFSREDLEAARAAGQRLDIRVLGLASIAADVSPELARDTIATISVLGALQASGAVKAALADRIR, encoded by the coding sequence ATGGCTGGGAATGTGCATGAGCTCCGGCCCAAGCCCGGCGGCGAGACCGAGAAGATCACCATCAACCTGGGCTATGTCGACCTCGGTCATATCGACCTGCTGGTTCAGGACGGTTTTTACTCCAACCGGACCGACTTCATCCGCACCGCGATCCGCAACCAGATCGAGCGGCATTCCGACGCGGCCAGGCAATCCGTCACGCGCAAAGGTCTCGATCTCGGGGTCCGGCATTTCAGCCGGGAAGACCTCGAGGCCGCCCGCGCGGCGGGTCAGCGTCTCGACATCCGGGTACTGGGCCTGGCAAGCATCGCAGCCGATGTCTCGCCGGAGCTGGCCCGCGACACGATCGCCACGATTTCCGTCCTTGGCGCATTGCAGGCCAGCGGCGCGGTGAAGGCCGCGCTCGCCGATCGCATCCGCTGA
- a CDS encoding phospholipase D-like domain-containing protein, translating into MTSAGIEQSALAGTTSSLLQPGRNCWRVARADHAAVIVDADDYFRVARAAMLAAKHRIMLVGWDFDARIRLGKADAADEAPERLGDFILWLVRRRPELEIYLLRWDIGAMRAVFRGTTVFTLMRWMWHPRIQARLDSAHPTGASHHQKIVVLDDSLAFCGGIDMTGDRWDTRAHRDEEPDRRRPGGSPYGPWHDATTALDGEAARVLGQVTRDRWHAAGGQVLQPVESCTDCWPEMLKPQFQDTDFAIARTYPRMPDVEPVLEIEQLYLDLIASARRMIYAESQYFASRRIAEAIARRLSEPDGPEIVLVNPVSAQGWLEPVAMDTARARLHEALRRADTHGRRFRLYHPFTRGGQPIYVHAKIMIVDDRVLRVGSSNLNNRSMRLDTECDVAVDAGAPADPDLSARIRRFRDGLLAEHLGVTEEEVAQRMETEGSLVGAVEALRGPGRSLRPYEEPELNVVEEWLADNEVLDPEGPEEMFEAVSQRGLFRKGRLRRLLRRGR; encoded by the coding sequence ATGACATCAGCCGGTATCGAGCAATCCGCATTGGCCGGGACGACATCCTCGCTGCTGCAACCCGGGCGGAATTGCTGGCGCGTGGCGCGCGCCGACCACGCCGCGGTGATCGTCGATGCCGACGACTATTTCCGGGTCGCGCGGGCAGCGATGCTGGCGGCGAAGCACCGCATCATGCTGGTGGGCTGGGATTTCGACGCGCGCATCCGCCTCGGCAAGGCCGATGCGGCGGATGAGGCACCGGAACGGCTCGGCGACTTCATCCTCTGGCTGGTGCGGCGGCGGCCGGAGCTGGAGATCTATCTGCTGCGCTGGGATATCGGCGCCATGCGGGCGGTGTTCCGCGGCACGACCGTCTTCACGCTGATGCGCTGGATGTGGCATCCGCGCATCCAGGCGCGGCTGGACAGCGCGCATCCGACCGGCGCCTCCCACCACCAGAAGATCGTTGTGCTGGATGACAGCCTGGCCTTCTGCGGCGGCATCGACATGACGGGCGACCGCTGGGACACCCGCGCGCACCGGGATGAGGAACCGGACCGCCGCCGCCCGGGTGGCAGCCCCTATGGCCCCTGGCACGACGCCACCACCGCGCTGGATGGCGAGGCCGCGCGTGTCCTCGGGCAGGTGACGCGCGACCGCTGGCACGCCGCCGGAGGGCAGGTGCTGCAGCCGGTGGAAAGCTGCACCGACTGCTGGCCGGAGATGCTGAAGCCGCAGTTCCAGGATACGGATTTCGCCATCGCCCGGACCTATCCGCGCATGCCGGATGTCGAGCCTGTCCTGGAGATCGAGCAGCTCTACCTGGACCTGATCGCCAGTGCCCGGCGCATGATCTATGCGGAGAGCCAGTATTTCGCCTCCCGCCGCATCGCCGAGGCCATCGCCCGGCGGCTCTCGGAGCCGGACGGGCCGGAAATCGTGCTGGTCAATCCCGTCTCGGCGCAGGGATGGCTGGAGCCGGTCGCCATGGATACCGCCCGCGCCCGGCTGCATGAGGCGCTGCGCCGCGCCGATACGCATGGCCGGCGCTTCCGCCTCTATCACCCTTTCACCAGGGGCGGGCAGCCCATCTATGTCCATGCCAAGATCATGATCGTGGACGACCGGGTGCTGCGGGTCGGCTCCTCCAACCTCAACAACCGTTCCATGCGGCTGGACACGGAATGCGACGTGGCGGTGGATGCCGGCGCGCCGGCCGATCCTGACCTCTCCGCGCGCATACGCCGCTTTCGCGACGGGCTGCTGGCGGAGCATCTCGGCGTGACGGAGGAGGAGGTGGCACAGCGCATGGAGACGGAGGGTTCGCTGGTCGGTGCCGTCGAGGCGCTGCGTGGCCCCGGCCGTTCGCTCCGCCCCTATGAGGAGCCGGAGCTGAATGTCGTCGAGGAATGGCTGGCGGACAACGAGGTGCTGGACCCCGAGGGGCCTGAGGAGATGTTCGAGGCGGTCAGCCAGCGCGGCCTCTTCCGCAAGGGGCGGCTGCGGCGCCTGCTGCGCCGGGGGCGCTGA
- a CDS encoding serine hydrolase domain-containing protein: MESALHQVRPEDVGLSSARLARVDAWREALVRDGRLAGATTLVMRHGQVAHLGCSGLADMARGVPMTPETILRIYSMTKPLTSVAIMMLYEEGRFQLDDPITRFLPCFRDMRVFTGGSQGSYQSVPAERDITFRDLLTHTSGLTYGFMQASMVDALYREQGVDFQTSDRSLGEVVEAAAGVPLLAQPGREWNYSIATDVLGHLVAVISGQDFGTFLRERLIQPLGMVDTDFHVPAGKLPRFAACYGRGADGRLSLIDDPQDSRFGEPRAICSGGGGLVSTVGDYVRFCQFLLNRGELDGTRLLGRKTIALMMSNHLPGDMAAMGQPRFSESTYEGIGFGLGFSVMLDPARAQILGSPGECAWGGAASTAFWVDPAEDMAVILLTQLIPSSTYPLRRELRVLTYQALMD; encoded by the coding sequence ATGGAGAGTGCCCTTCACCAGGTCCGGCCCGAGGATGTCGGGCTCAGCAGCGCCAGGCTGGCGCGGGTTGATGCCTGGCGGGAGGCGCTGGTCCGCGACGGCAGGCTGGCCGGTGCCACCACGCTGGTGATGCGGCATGGCCAGGTGGCGCATCTCGGCTGTTCCGGCCTCGCGGATATGGCGCGTGGCGTGCCGATGACGCCGGAGACCATCCTGCGCATTTATTCCATGACCAAGCCGCTCACCAGCGTCGCCATCATGATGCTGTACGAGGAAGGGCGTTTCCAGTTGGACGACCCGATCACGCGCTTCCTGCCCTGCTTCCGGGACATGCGCGTTTTCACCGGTGGTAGCCAGGGAAGTTACCAGAGCGTCCCGGCCGAGCGTGACATCACCTTCCGGGACCTGCTGACGCATACCTCGGGCCTGACCTATGGCTTCATGCAGGCCAGCATGGTGGACGCGCTCTACCGAGAGCAAGGCGTGGATTTCCAGACCTCCGACCGCAGCCTGGGCGAGGTGGTGGAAGCTGCCGCCGGCGTGCCGCTGCTGGCGCAGCCGGGGCGGGAATGGAATTACTCCATCGCGACGGATGTGCTGGGGCATCTGGTCGCCGTCATATCGGGCCAGGATTTCGGAACGTTCCTGCGGGAACGCCTCATCCAGCCGCTGGGTATGGTGGACACGGATTTCCATGTGCCGGCAGGGAAGCTCCCGCGCTTCGCCGCCTGCTACGGCCGCGGCGCGGACGGGCGCCTGTCGCTGATCGATGACCCGCAGGACAGCCGCTTCGGCGAGCCCCGCGCCATCTGCTCGGGCGGCGGCGGACTGGTCTCGACCGTCGGGGACTATGTCCGCTTCTGCCAGTTCCTGTTGAACAGAGGCGAGTTGGACGGCACCCGCCTGCTGGGCCGCAAGACCATCGCGCTGATGATGAGCAATCATCTGCCCGGCGACATGGCGGCCATGGGCCAGCCACGCTTTTCCGAAAGCACTTATGAGGGAATCGGCTTCGGCCTCGGCTTTTCCGTGATGCTCGACCCGGCGCGGGCGCAGATCCTGGGCTCGCCGGGCGAATGCGCCTGGGGCGGTGCCGCCAGCACCGCCTTCTGGGTGGATCCGGCCGAGGACATGGCGGTGATCCTGCTGACCCAACTCATACCGTCCTCCACCTACCCGCTGCGGCGGGAGCTGAGGGTGCTGACCTATCAGGCCCTGATGGACTGA